In Toxoplasma gondii ME49 chromosome II, whole genome shotgun sequence, the genomic stretch TCTCTCACCCGTGCATCTCGTAGGCATAGCCAGTTCTGCCTTGGCTGGCCATGTGAGCGGCGAACGGTGGGGAGAGCTCCACGCGAGACAGTGTCTTGTGGTCTGAGTCTCTGAAGACAAGGCTCGCGCAAAGAGTGGAGGGTGGAAATGCGGCTTCGGAGACCGTTGCTTCTAGATAGACAACGGGAGACGCACATGCACAGTCAAGCGCCTACGTCGTGGAACTGTGAAGAGTCGCGGAGTCGTCGCCTCGCGTTGCCTTCGATGCCGTCTCGCTTTACTCTTgtccgtctgcctctccagaTTCGGACTCGATCTACGGCCTGGTGGTGCGCGCCAAAGACCGGAAGGAAGAGGCCGATTCTACCGCCATTCCTCCCAAATGCACAAGTActgttcttctgtgtttcgacTATGCATCTCCGTTTAGACATGCACTCGCATACTTTGTGACCTATGGCTGTGCCGGGCATGTCGACGCGCTGATGCATGATGTCTCTATTGTCTACATGCAATTGTGACTGCGGATCGATGAGGAAACTCGCtcacatatatgtgtgtgtgcatgcccTGGAGGCCCTGCAGACGTCGAAGAGCTTCTATTTGTAGGTGTGTACggatgtacatacaccgaAACACCTTCGTCAGTGTAGCTGGTTCTTCCTgtggcgcgcatgcagagacagggcGGCAGAAACTCGTTAGAAGCTTTTTCCAGCATGTCGCTTTTCTTACCTCGAGACAACCGCCTAGGAAAccgccttttctcgcgcctcctcaCAGGGGTCGACGGAGGGGTAGGAACGTTCTGCTCCGGCTCTGCCAAGAAATCTTCGGGTGTCTCCAGCATTTCGTCGGTCATCAGCTTTACGTACACCGCGCCGCAAGTTCTGCACGGTTCCATGCGAGGAGGgcaaggagcagaagaagaagaggaagaagaggaggaagaggaagaagaggacgaagaaggcggagaagaagaggaagaagaggaggaagatgaagaggaagcagcagaaccggcagagaaagaagaagaggaaggacaaATTGATTCAGGAGAAGGATAGGTGCCAGACGGGCGTGAGGGACGTTGGTCAAGGCACTGCGGACAAAGGCGTCCAGTGAGGACTCCATCTGACACATTGCATGCACCCAAAATGAAAACAACGCGCAAATGCATATATTCGCGCCGATTCTCtatgtcttcttct encodes the following:
- a CDS encoding hypothetical protein (encoded by transcript TGME49_221860) — encoded protein: MSLFLPRDNRLGNRLFSRLLTGVDGGVGTFCSGSAKKSSGVSSISSVISFTYTAPQVLHGSMRGGQGAEEEEEEEEEEEEEDEEGGEEEEEEEEDEEEAAEPAEKEEEEGQIDSGEG